Proteins encoded in a region of the Elaeis guineensis isolate ETL-2024a chromosome 7, EG11, whole genome shotgun sequence genome:
- the LOC105047899 gene encoding heat shock 70 kDa protein 14, with protein sequence MSVVGFDVGNESCIVAVARQRGIDVVLNDESKRETPAIVCFGEKQRFIGTAGAASSMMNPKNSISQIKRLVGRKFSDPELQRDLQSLPFLVTEGADGFPLIHARYLGEQRTFTPTQVLAMVLSNLKSIAEKNLSAAVVDCCIGIPVYFTDLQRRAVLDAAAIAGLRPLRLFHETTATALAYGIYKTDLPENDQLNVAFVDVGHASMQVCIAGYKKGQLKILAHAYDRCLGGRDFDEALFKHFASKFKEEYKIDVYQNARACLRLRTACEKLKKMLSANPEAPLNIECLMDEKDVRGFIKREEFEQISIPILQRVKGPLEKALLETGLSTESIHAVEVVGSGSRVPAIIKILTEFFGKEPRRTMNASECVARGCALQCAILSPTFKVREFQVHDSFPFPIALSWKGSAPDSQNSATENQQSSIVFPKGNPIPSVKALTFYRSSTFTVDVMFADVGDLQVPAKISACTIGPFQSSKDERAKLKVKVRLNIHGILTIESATMLEEEEVEVPVSAAMEPPKEATKMETDETSDSSRTEADVNMQDAKTAATDNSGSGVENGAPEAEGKPAQMETDAKVEVPKKKVKKTNVPVSVLVYGGVSAEDLQKAVEKEFEMALQDRVMEETKDKKNAVEAYVYDMRNKLYEKYQDFVTATEKDELIAKLQEVEDWLYEDGEDETKGVYVAKLEELKKQGDPIEERYKEWTERGPIIDQLVYCINSFREAALSKDPKFDHIDIADKQKVVNECAEAEAWLSEKKQQQDALPKHATPVLLSADLKRKAETLDRFCRPIMTKPRPPPAKPQTPPPAETPAQPEATEQEPQGDGAHMADESGQAVPTVPEPMDTDKSEGVTDPGA encoded by the exons ATGAGCGTTGTCGGTTTCGATGTCGGAAATGAGAGCTGCATTGTTGCAGTCGCTCGGCAACGCGGCATCGATGTGGTTCTCAATGATGAATCCAAGCGAGAGACTCCAGCGATCGTGTGCTTCGGTGAGAAGCAGCGGTTCATTGGGACTGCTGGAGCCGCATCCTCTATGATGAATCCCAAGAACTCTATCTCCCAGATAAAGCGTCTGGTGGGCCGGAAATTCTCTGATCCCGAGCTCCAGAGGGACCTGCAGTCCCTCCCCTTCTTGGTGACCGAAGGTGCTGACGGGTTCCCTCTGATCCATGCTAGGTACCTCGGGGAACAAAGGACCTTTACTCCGACCCAAGTTCTTGCAATGGTTCTTTCTAATCTGAAGAGCATCGCCGAGAAGAATCTTAGTGCGGCGGTTGTGGATTGCTGCATTGGTATCCCGGTATATTTTACTGATCTTCAGAGAAGGGCTGTTTTGGATGCTGCTGCTATTGCCGGATTGCGTCCTCTCCGGTTGTTCCATGAGACCACGGCAACTGCTTTGGCATATGGTATCTACAAGACAGACTTGCCCGAGAATGACCAGCTCAATGTGGCGTTTGTTGACGTTGGTCATGCAAGCATGCAGGTCTGCATTGCCGGCTATAAGAAGGGGCAGCTGAAGATTTTGGCCCATGCTTATGATCGGTGTCTTGGTGGGAGAGATTTTGATGAGGCCCTCTTTAAGCACTTTGCTTCTAAATTCAAGGAGGAGTACAAGATTGATGTTTACCAGAATGCTCGTGCCTGCCTTAGACTCAGGACAGCATGCGAGAAGCTGAAGAAGATGCTGAGTGCAAACCCTGAGGCACCGCTGAATATTGAGTGCTTGATGGATGAAAAGGATGTGAGGGGTTTCATTAAGAGGGAGGAGTTTGAGCAGATCAGCATCCCAATATTGCAGCGGGTCAAGGGACCATTGGAGAAGGCACTTCTGGAAACTGGGCTGAGCACGGAAAGTATTCATGCAGTTGAGGTTGTTGGATCAGGGTCTCGTGTTCCAGCTATTATTAAGATATTGACGGAGTTTTTTGGAAAGGAGCCTAGACGTACCATGAATGCGAGTGAATGTGTTGCCCGGGGTTGTGCCCTTCAATGTGCCATTCTCAGCCCCACATTCAAAGTGCGGGAATTTCAG GTTCATGACAGCTTTCCTTTCCCAATTGCCTTGTCATGGAAAGGATCTGCCCCAGACTCGCAGAATAGTGCAACAGAAAACCAGCAGAGTTCAATTGTATTTCCAAAAGGGAATCCAATTCCCAGTGTCAAAGCACTGACATTCTACAGATCTAGTACGTTTACAGTTGATGTGATGTTTGCCGATGTGGGTGATTTGCAAGTTCCAGCAAAGATTAGTGCATGCACG ATTGGCCCTTTTCAATCCAGCAAAGATGAGCGTGCTAAATTGAAAGTTAAAGTTCGCCTAAATATCCATGGGATTCTGACTATTGAGTCAGCAACT ATGTTGGAGGAGGAAGAAGTTGAAGTTCCAGTATCAGCTGCAATGGAGCCTCCAAAGGAGGCTACCAAGATGGAGACAGATGAAACAAGTGACTCGTCCAGAACTGAAGCCGATGTAAATATGCAGGATGCTAAAACTGCAGCAACAGATAACTCTGGTTCTGGGGTCGAAAATGGTGCGCCTGAGGCTGAGGGAAAACCTGCGCAGATGGAAACTGATGCTAAG GTTGAGGTTCcaaaaaagaaggtgaagaaaacAAATGTTCCAGTTTCTGTACTGGTTTATGGTGGAGTGTCGGCCGAAGATTTGCAAAAAGCAGTTGAGAAGGAGTTTGAAATGGCTCTTCAAGACAGGGTAATGGAAGAAACCAAAGACAAAAAGAATGCTGTTGAAGCATACGTTTACGACATGCGAAACAAG CTTTATGAAAAGTATCAGGATTTCGTGACAGCAACAGAGAAGGATGAGCTTATTGCAAAGCTTCAGGAGGTCGAGGACTGGTTGTATGAAGATGGTGAGGATGAGACAAAGGGTGTTTATGTTGCTAAGCTTGAGGAACTCAAAAAG CAAGGCGACCCTATTGAAGAACGGTACAAGGAGTGGACAGAGAGAGGTCCTATCATTGATCAACTTGTCTACTGTATCAATAGTTTTAGAGAGGCCGCCTTGTCCAAAGATCCTAAATTCGATCACATTGACATAGCAGATAAGCAGAAG GTCGTTAATGAATGTGCTGAAGCAGAAGCCTGGTTAAGCGAGAAAAAGCAGCAGCAGGATGCCTTGCCCAAACATGCCACTCCTGTTCTTCTTTCTGCAGATTTGAAGAGAAAGGCTGAAACGCTGGACAG GTTTTGCAGGCCGATAATGACAAAGCCAAGGCCGCCTCCAGCCAAGCCGCAGACCCCACCTCCAGCTGAGACACCAGCACAACCTGAAGCCACCGAGCAGGAGCCTCAAGGAGATGGTGCGCACATGGCTGATGAAAGTGGTCAGGCAGTGCCAACTGTGCCCGAGCCAATGGATACGGACAAATCAGAGGGTGTCACAGATCCTGGAGCATGA